Proteins encoded in a region of the Trypanosoma brucei gambiense DAL972 chromosome 11, complete sequence genome:
- a CDS encoding protein kinase, putative, with translation MNTHAAAVTVGSVLFQCAESRVYECDFYSHPAVCKYRLPKPYRHPTLDKRLREQRSVREARALVRCQKQGIAVPAVYAIDRESCAIVMERIIGMSVRDVLNEVQRPLEGAVSPVAARVLEGMGEVVGLLHNAHIIHGDLTTSNFMYRTATVAEGKADSAACGAAPRDRLVVLDFGLVMDKNSAEERAVDLYVLERAIKSSHPSLEGVASAFILNGYRRTADPHQVEATITRLGAVRARGRKRSMVG, from the coding sequence ATGAATACGCACGCGGCCGCTGTTACGGTTGGGTCGGTGCTGTTTCAATGCGCCGAGTCACGTGTGTATGAATGCGATTTCTACAGTCACCCTGCCGTATGCAAATATCGGCTTCCAAAGCCTTACAGGCACCCTACATTGGATAAAAGGCTTCGTGAGCAGCGCTCTGTGCGTGAGGCAAGGGCATTGGTGAGATGTCAAAAGCAAGGGATCGCGGTGCCAGCGGTGTATGCCATCGACCGTGAGAGTTGCGCCATCGTAATGGAACGAATTATTGGGATGAGTGTACGGGACGTGCTTAATGAGGTGCAGCGGCCGTTGGAGGGCGCAGTGTCACCGGTGGCCGCCCGCGTGTTGGAAGGGATGGGTGAAGTGGTGGGGCTTCTGCACAATGCTCATATAATCCACGGGGATCTTACAACCTCAAACTTCATGTACCGAACGGCAACTGTGGCGGAGGGGAAGGCTGATAGTGCAGCATGTGGAGCCGCTCCACGTGATCGTCTCGTCGTGTTGGACTTTGGTTTAGTGATGGACAAAAATAGTGCGGAAGAGCGTGCAGTCGACTTGTATGTTCTTGAGCGGGCCATTAAATCGTCGCACCCGTCGCTCGAAGGCGTGGCTTCAGCGTTCATCTTAAACGGCTACCGTCGTACTGCAGATCCACATCAAGTGGAAGCGACTATCACACGTCTTGGGGCTGTGCGGGCGCGTGGTCGCAAGCGTAGTATGGTGGGATAG